One region of Solanum pennellii chromosome 6, SPENNV200 genomic DNA includes:
- the LOC107022579 gene encoding dimethylallylcistransferase, chloroplastic-like, which translates to MNSLFVGRPIVKSSYNVYTLPSSICGGHFFKVSNSLSLDDDHRRSSIEIIHNSELIPKHVAIIMDGNRRWAKARGLPVQEGHKFLAPNLKNICNISSKLGIQVITAFAFSTENWNRSEEEVDFLMQLFEEFFEEFMRLGVRVSLIGGKSKLPTKLQEVIELTEEVTKGNEGLHLMMALNYGGQYDMLQATKNIASKVKDGLIKLEDIDYTLFEQELTTKCAKFPKPDLLIRTGGEQRISNFLLWQLAYSELYFTNTLFPDFGEEALMDAIVSFQRRHRRFGGHTY; encoded by the exons ATGAACTCTTTGTTTGTAGGGAGGCCAATAGTTAAGAGCTCTTATAATGTATATACTCTTCCATCATCAATATGTGGTGGTCATTTCTTCAAGGTTTCAAACTCACTAAGCCTTGATGATGATCATCGTCGTAGTAGTATCgaaataattcataattcaGAGCTTATACCAAAACATGTTGCTATAATAATGGATGGGAACAGGAGATGGGCTAAGGCTAGAGGTTTACCAGTGCAAGAGGGTCACAAATTTCTTGCCCCCAATctaaagaatatttgtaacatttcttccaAACTAGGAATACAAGTTATCACTGCTTTTGCTTTCTCTACTGAAAACTGGAATCGTTCCGAG GAGGAGGTTGATTTCTTGATGCAACTATTCGAAGAGTTCTTTGAAGAATTTATGag GCTTGGGGTACGTGTATCTCTTATTGGAGGTAAATCAAAACTTCCCACAAAATTACAGGAAGTGATAGAGTTAACAGAAGAGGTGACTAAAGGCAATGAAGGACTTCATCTTATGATGGCATTAAACTATGGAGGACAGTATGACATGTTACAAGCAACAAAAAACATTGCAAGTAAAGTGAAGGATGGTCTTATAAAATTAGAGGATATTGACTACACATTATTTGAACAAGAGCTTACCACCAAGTGTGCTAAATTCCCAAAACCTGATTTACTCATAAGGACTGGAGGTGAACAAAGAATCAGTAACTTTTTGTTGTGGCAGCTAGCTTACTCTGAATTGTATTTTACAAATACACTCTTTCCTGACTTTGGAGAAGAAGCTCTCATGGACGCCATAGTTTCCTTTCAACGAAGACATAGACGTTTTGGTGGACACACATATTGA